From Streptomyces qinzhouensis, one genomic window encodes:
- a CDS encoding pseudouridine synthase, with the protein MRSSGSGRNSSGRTGGSGKSGGRGNPRGAGTGRDDKQKRAGKPRPEERRYDVGGPAGGSGSADGPKKGRGSTARGGAKGGPRQSPKQPDSRAGRGAPARSREYDARTEERNRERYANKPEIRTPKTFPGAEQEGERLQKVLARAGMGSRRACEELIDQSRVEVNGQIVIEQGLRVDPHKDEIKVDGLTVATQSYLFFALNKPAGVVSTMEDPDGRQCLGDYVTNRETRLFHVGRLDTETEGIILLTNHGELAHRLTHPRYGVKKTYLAAIQGPLPRELGKRLKDGIPLEDGFARADHFRVVENTGKNYLVEVTLHEGRKHIVRRMLAEAGFPVDKLVRTAFGPIALGDQKSGWLRRLTNTEVGMLMNEVGL; encoded by the coding sequence ATGCGAAGCAGCGGCAGCGGCAGGAACAGCAGCGGTAGGACCGGCGGCAGCGGTAAGAGCGGCGGACGCGGTAACCCCCGCGGCGCGGGCACCGGCCGCGACGACAAGCAGAAGCGCGCGGGCAAGCCCCGTCCCGAGGAGCGCCGCTACGACGTCGGCGGTCCCGCCGGCGGTTCCGGTTCGGCCGATGGGCCGAAGAAGGGCCGCGGCAGCACGGCGCGCGGCGGAGCCAAGGGCGGCCCCCGCCAGTCCCCGAAGCAGCCGGACTCCCGCGCCGGCCGCGGTGCGCCCGCCCGCTCCCGTGAGTACGACGCCAGGACCGAGGAGCGCAACCGCGAGCGGTACGCGAACAAGCCGGAGATCCGGACCCCCAAGACGTTTCCCGGTGCCGAGCAGGAGGGCGAGCGGCTGCAGAAGGTGCTGGCCCGCGCCGGAATGGGTTCCCGGCGGGCCTGCGAGGAGCTGATCGACCAGTCCAGGGTCGAGGTCAACGGGCAGATCGTCATCGAGCAGGGGCTCCGGGTCGACCCGCACAAGGACGAGATCAAGGTCGACGGTCTGACCGTGGCCACCCAGTCGTACCTCTTCTTCGCGCTGAACAAGCCCGCCGGTGTGGTCTCCACCATGGAGGACCCCGACGGCCGCCAGTGCCTCGGCGACTACGTCACCAACCGGGAGACCCGGCTCTTCCACGTCGGCCGGCTGGACACCGAGACCGAGGGCATCATCCTGCTCACCAACCACGGCGAGCTGGCCCACCGGCTGACCCACCCCCGCTACGGCGTGAAGAAGACCTATCTGGCCGCGATCCAGGGCCCGCTCCCGCGCGAGCTGGGCAAGCGGCTCAAGGACGGTATCCCGCTGGAGGACGGCTTCGCCCGCGCCGATCACTTCCGGGTCGTGGAGAACACCGGCAAGAACTACCTCGTCGAGGTCACCCTGCACGAGGGGCGCAAGCACATCGTCCGCCGGATGCTCGCGGAGGCCGGCTTCCCGGTCGACAAGCTGGTTCGTACGGCCTTCGGCCCGATCGCTCTGGGCGACCAGAAGTCCGGCTGGCTGCGGCGGCTGACCAACACCGAGGTCGGGATGCTGATGAACGAGGTGGGCCTGTAG
- the scpB gene encoding SMC-Scp complex subunit ScpB produces the protein MSADARETGSAGADPALKPALEAVLMVVDEPAAEEHLAKVLERPRRAVADALRELADEYTAQGRGFELRNVAGGWRFATRAACAPAVERFVLDGQQARLTQAALETLAVVAYRQPVSRSRVSAVRGVNCDGVMRTLLQRGLVEEAGAEPETGAILYRTTNYFLERMGLRGLDELPELAPFLPEAEAIEAETQEGVPSFDPDAPEPDTRSVPDEDDKTTET, from the coding sequence ATGAGCGCCGATGCGAGGGAAACCGGGTCCGCCGGCGCGGACCCGGCCCTGAAACCCGCCCTGGAGGCGGTGCTGATGGTGGTCGACGAACCGGCCGCCGAGGAGCATCTGGCCAAGGTGCTGGAACGGCCCCGCCGGGCCGTCGCCGACGCCCTGCGCGAGCTGGCCGACGAGTACACCGCACAGGGCCGCGGCTTCGAGCTGCGCAACGTCGCCGGCGGCTGGCGGTTCGCCACCCGGGCCGCCTGCGCTCCGGCCGTCGAACGGTTCGTCCTCGACGGTCAGCAGGCCCGGCTCACCCAGGCGGCCCTGGAGACCCTCGCGGTGGTCGCGTACCGCCAGCCGGTCAGCCGTTCCAGGGTCTCCGCGGTGCGCGGGGTGAACTGCGACGGCGTGATGCGGACCCTGCTCCAGCGGGGTCTGGTCGAGGAGGCGGGCGCGGAACCCGAAACAGGTGCGATCCTGTACAGGACGACGAACTACTTCCTGGAGCGGATGGGCCTGCGCGGCCTGGACGAGCTGCCGGAGCTGGCGCCCTTCCTCCCCGAGGCCGAGGCGATCGAGGCCGAGACGCAGGAGGGCGTGCCGTCGTTCGATCCGGACGCTCCGGAACCGGACACACGATCCGTACCGGACGAAGATGACAAGACGACGGAAACTTGA
- a CDS encoding segregation and condensation protein A, whose amino-acid sequence MPPAAPPPRSSRRPLGRGPGTPPPPEPGARAGEEPAGSAGAAPGTAGAPPGEREGVPEARATRAFGGAGNRATSHRSGADATSPHPHGPVRGTAADADVPPEGPVDPAEFAAPAVPPGAEPAADGRFTVRLANFEGPFDLLLQLIAKHKLDVTEVALSKVTDEFMAHIRGMGDDWDLDQTTEFLVVAATLLDLKAARLLPAAEVEDEADLALLEARDLLFARLLQYRAYKRIAEIFGERMAAESLRHPRTVGLEERYAELLPDVVISIGAEGFARLAVKAMQPRPRPQVYVDHIHAPLVSVREQGEYVVALLRERGEVGFQELIRDTEDTLTVVARFLALLELYRDKAVALEQEEALGELLVRWTGGDTAAAVTDEFDRPAERADRRTGRETEVTA is encoded by the coding sequence ATGCCCCCGGCCGCCCCGCCGCCCCGCTCGTCCCGCCGGCCCCTGGGCCGCGGGCCGGGCACGCCTCCGCCTCCGGAGCCCGGGGCCCGCGCGGGTGAGGAGCCCGCCGGGTCCGCCGGCGCCGCCCCCGGCACGGCCGGGGCTCCTCCGGGAGAGCGGGAAGGCGTGCCGGAGGCAAGGGCGACGAGGGCGTTCGGTGGCGCGGGGAACCGCGCGACAAGCCACCGGTCGGGCGCGGACGCCACCTCACCGCACCCGCACGGACCCGTGCGGGGCACTGCGGCGGATGCCGATGTACCGCCCGAGGGCCCGGTGGATCCCGCGGAGTTCGCGGCCCCGGCGGTCCCGCCGGGGGCGGAGCCCGCGGCGGACGGGCGGTTCACCGTGCGGCTCGCCAACTTCGAGGGGCCCTTCGATCTGCTCCTCCAGCTGATCGCCAAGCACAAGCTGGACGTCACCGAGGTCGCGCTGTCGAAGGTCACGGACGAGTTCATGGCCCATATCCGGGGCATGGGCGACGACTGGGACCTCGACCAGACGACCGAGTTCCTGGTCGTCGCCGCGACCCTGCTGGATCTGAAGGCCGCCCGGCTGCTGCCCGCCGCCGAGGTGGAGGACGAGGCGGATCTCGCCCTGCTGGAGGCGCGTGACCTGCTCTTCGCGCGGCTCCTCCAGTACCGGGCGTACAAACGCATCGCGGAGATCTTCGGCGAGCGGATGGCCGCCGAGTCGCTGCGTCACCCCCGGACCGTGGGCCTGGAGGAGCGCTACGCCGAGCTGCTGCCCGATGTGGTGATCAGCATCGGCGCCGAGGGCTTCGCACGGCTCGCGGTCAAGGCGATGCAGCCCAGACCACGGCCGCAGGTGTACGTCGACCACATCCACGCGCCCCTGGTGAGCGTGCGGGAGCAGGGGGAGTACGTGGTGGCCCTGCTGCGGGAGCGCGGCGAGGTCGGCTTCCAGGAGCTGATCCGCGACACCGAGGACACCCTGACCGTCGTCGCCCGCTTCCTCGCGCTGCTGGAGCTGTACCGCGACAAGGCGGTCGCCCTGGAGCAGGAGGAGGCCCTCGGCGAGCTGCTGGTCCGCTGGACCGGTGGGGACACCGCGGCGGCGGTCACCGACGAGTTCGACCGGCCGGCGGAGCGGGCGGACCGGCGGACCGGCAGAGAGACGGAGGTCACGGCATGA